DNA sequence from the Candidatus Cloacimonadota bacterium genome:
ATAAGGTTTATATTCCGCAAGATGAGCCGAAGCATCTCAAGCTTACCTCTCAAACTCGAAATGATAACAACTATGACGTTCCTAATTGGGAATTCATCCAAGCTCCCACAACACTCACAGGCTTCACTAACTACTATGACTATATGCCGGGTAGCTATTGTGGTCGTCCCCTTGTATGTCAACCAGACATCTTTGGCGGTGTTTATTTTCTCTTTCATGGTCGTCCTAACACGACTGATAACCGAAGAGTATATTGGGCATATGTCTATCCAAATGGTGCAATAGAATATGCTACAATTACTACTTCTGACACTTGGCAGGGTTATCCTGGTATAACCATGCATCCAGCTTCAGGTGATCCAATTGGGACCTGGCACGACATTTTAGGTTCTAGTACTCCCGAAGATACAAACACACTCCTTTCTTATGACGATTACGCCCTCTTACACATTCCTGGATTTTGGAAAACTCCTGTAAGATTTGATCAGCCAATTCCTTATGTTGACGAGTATATCTGGCCATATACATTTATTGGAATGGCGCCGGACTATGCAACCAGTGGAAACTACCGTGTCTATCAAACCAGCCAACAAAATCCTGATGGTGAAATCGAACATGATATCATTCGCTGGATCGATGTCCCTCAAGATGACTGGGTGTATGGTGATCTTACTATCATGCTGGACAAGAACAATTGGGGTGGGCCGGTAAATATTTCGCGCGACTGGTCAAACCCGGATTTAGGTATTGCCTGTCGTCCCTACCCATCTTTTGCTGTTGATCCTTATAATGCCGGACATGTCGCAATATTTGGTTATGCTGGATATACCAATGGATTAATCGGTGGTGAAATTGTCCCGCAGGGTTGGTATGTTTGGGATTGTTATGATGGTGGTGAAACCTGGTCATACGACAATTTGCATTTTTATGAAACTGATGTTGGAATGCTAAATGAATATGTGGTTTATGCTGTAGAAAACATTCCCGGATTTACCGTTGACGATGTGCTTATTGATTCACTTCATGTCTGGATTGGTTGGCCCGGTAACCAACACTCAACCCACAGAACAACATTATTTGACTGTGAA
Encoded proteins:
- a CDS encoding T9SS type A sorting domain-containing protein produces the protein KVYIPQDEPKHLKLTSQTRNDNNYDVPNWEFIQAPTTLTGFTNYYDYMPGSYCGRPLVCQPDIFGGVYFLFHGRPNTTDNRRVYWAYVYPNGAIEYATITTSDTWQGYPGITMHPASGDPIGTWHDILGSSTPEDTNTLLSYDDYALLHIPGFWKTPVRFDQPIPYVDEYIWPYTFIGMAPDYATSGNYRVYQTSQQNPDGEIEHDIIRWIDVPQDDWVYGDLTIMLDKNNWGGPVNISRDWSNPDLGIACRPYPSFAVDPYNAGHVAIFGYAGYTNGLIGGEIVPQGWYVWDCYDGGETWSYDNLHFYETDVGMLNEYVVYAVENIPGFTVDDVLIDSLHVWIGWPGNQHSTHRTTLFDCEGNMHLPELFWICSVDGVAGSASYWPYYEFQYQGEVVYKTDGTWEIRNVPNLPGWDAWSGMSVPWKIDPISGDTLVYPWRDYPFAISNDVGFHENSQRNAACLTQPWMVQVWNSGTKTLYAENGIPGYDDYATHPILHVSATINNGENWSAPIELSDIYSSVYPEFGNMITMYPYINATIKDLGGGWGRIDMYFFDDNDYGSSINSMGPATGGEMVYCSFKIDFDGLVLSTDPQPQPEVNMTLYNIPNPFFSHTQIQFSASAGVENAKVTIYNVRGQLVKTLDTVTDTHTEGHATWDGKDNSGKSVSNGIYFYKVKTDNIERTQKLILMR